Proteins from one Mastacembelus armatus chromosome 16, fMasArm1.2, whole genome shotgun sequence genomic window:
- the LOC113136513 gene encoding CUGBP Elav-like family member 3, which produces MKEADAIKLFVGQIPRNLEEKDLKPIFEQFGKIYELTVIKDKYTGMHKGCAFLTYCARESALKAQSALHEQKTLPGMNRPIQVKPADSEGRGEDRKLFVGMLGKQQSDEDVRRLFEPFGSIDECTVLRGPDGTSKGCAFVKFQGHAEAQAAINSLHGSRTMPGASSSLVVKFADTEKERGLRRMQQVASQLGIFSPMTLNFPAYNAYTQAVNAQLVQQQALVAQSAYLSPVATVAAVQMQQMAALNANGIIATPITPITPSSGANTPPTIAATPVPALPPPIGVNGYSSVPAPTNGQQATETLYTNGVHPYQAQSPAAALDPIQQAYAGMQHYTAAYPAAYGLVGQPFPQQPTLVAQQHQQPQQQQQREGPEGCNIFIYHLPQEFSDSEMLQMFLPFGNVISAKVFVDRATNQSKCFGFVSFDNPASAQAAIQAMNGFQIGMKRLKVQLKRPKDANRPY; this is translated from the exons ATGAAGGAGGCCGATGCCATCAAGCTGTTCGTGGGGCAGATTCCCCGGAATCTGGAGGAGAAGGACCTCAAGCCTATCTTCGAGCAGTTTGGCAAAATTTATGAGCTAACAGTGATTAAGGACAAATACACAGGCATGCACAAAG GATGTGCATTTCTGACGTACTGTGCAAGAGAGTCAGCACTGAAAGCCCAGAGTGCTCTGCATGAGCAGAAGACACTACCAGGG ATGAACCGGCCAATCCAGGTGAAACCAGCTGACAGCGAGGGCAGAGGAG AGGACAGAAAGTTATTTGTGGGTATGTTGGGAAAGCAACAGAGCGATGAGGACGTCAGAAGGCTGTTTGAGCCTTTTGGCAGTATAGACGAGTGTACTGTCTTGAGAGGACCCGACGGCACCAGCAAAG ggtgtgcttttgtaaaattccAAGGACATGCTGAAGCCCAGGCTGCCATCAACAGCTTGCATGGAAGCCGCACAATGCCT GGAGCGTCATCCAGTCTGGTGGTGAAGTTTGCTGACACAGAGAAGGAGCGGGGGTTGAGGAGGATGCAGCAGGTGGCCTCCCAGCTCGGCATCTTCAGCCCCATGACCCTTAACTTCCCCGCCTATAATGCCTACACACAGGCAGTCAATGCACAG CTTGTCCAACAGCAGGCCCTGGTTGCCCAGTCAGCATACTTGTCTCCTGTTGCAACAGTTGCAGCCGTACAGATGCAGCAGATGGCAGCGCTCAATGCCAACGGAATCATTGCCACACCCATTACACCCATCACACCATCCTCGG GTGCAAATACTCCACCAACCATCGCAGCAACGCCTGTCCCAGCTCTTCCTCCACCAATAGGTGTGAATGGTTACAGCAGTGTGCCAGCCCCAACCAATGGACAACAAGCAACAGAAACACTTTACACCAATGGGGTTCACCCATATCAAG CTCAGAGTCCAGCAGCAGCCCTGGACCCCATACAGCAGGCATACGCAGGCATGCAGCACTACACAG CGGCATATCCTGCTGCCTACGGATTGGTTGGGCAGCCATTCCCCCAGCAGCCAACACTGGTTGCCCAGCAACACCAGCAGccccagcaacagcagcagagagaag gtcCAGAGGGGTGTAACATCTTCATCTACCACCTGCCTCAAGAGTTCAGTGACTCTGAGATGTTGCAGATGTTCCTGCCCTTTGGCAATGTCATCTCTGCTAAGGTGTTTGTGGACCGTGCCACCAACCAGAGCAAATGCTTCG GATTTGTAAGCTTTGACAACCCAGCCAGTGCTCAGGCCGCCATTCAGGCCATGAATGGTTTCCAGATCGGCATGAAACGACTGAAAGTGCAGCTTAAAAGGCCTAAAGATGCCAACCGTCCATACTAA